From Lagopus muta isolate bLagMut1 chromosome 12, bLagMut1 primary, whole genome shotgun sequence, one genomic window encodes:
- the SLC38A8 gene encoding putative sodium-coupled neutral amino acid transporter 8 has protein sequence MEGDEGQPLLGLRNTGSTGLSSAGAVFIMLKSALGAGLLSFPWAFSKAGGAVPAILVELGSLVFLVSGLAVLGYAAALSAQPTYQGVVRAVCGPAAGRLCELCFLLNLFMIAVALLRVVGDQLEKLCDSLYPPGALSEGSPWFVDQRFTLPALCALVIFPLSVPREIGFQKYSSILGTLAACYLTLVIVLKYHLQGGSLGLPQAARPPRASSWASMFSVIPTICFGFQCHEACVAIYSSMRNQSFSHWVAISTLSMLICLLIYSLTGLYGYLTFGEDVAPDVLMSYPGNDPVVIVARLLFGVSIVTIYPIVVLLGRSVVQDLWAHPKLRATLVSERHERQSRVALTISWMAATLAIALFVPDIGKVIELIGGISAFFIFIFPGLCLVCMTGTQAIGAPKKAVLITWGVVSVLGGTFVCGQSAALAVMGLLH, from the exons ATGGAGGGGGATGAGGGCCAACCACTGCTGGGGCTGCGGAACACGGGCAGCACTGGGCTCTCCTCTGCTGGTGCCGTCTTCATCATGCTCAAGTCTGCGCTGGGTGCCGGGCTGCTCAGCTTCCCCTGGGCATTCAGCAAGGCTGGGGGTGCCGTGCCTGCCATCCTGGTGGAGCTG GGCTCGCTGGTGTTCCTGGTGAGCGGGCTGGCGGTGCTGGGCTACGCGGCGGCGCTCAGCGCCCAGCCCACCTACCAAGGCGTGGTGCGGGCGGTGTGCGGCCCGGCGGCGGGGAGACTCTGCgagctctgcttccttctcaaCCTCTTCATGATCGCCGTGGCTCTGCTGAGGGTGGTGGGCGACCAGCTGGAGAAAC TGTGCGACTCGCTGTACCCGCCCGGCGCGCTGAGCGAGGGCTCCCCGTGGTTCGTGGATCAGCGCTTCACCCTCCCGGCGCTCTGTGCCCTGGTCATCTTCCCGCTGTCCGTGCCCAGGGAAATTGGCTTCCAGAAGTACTCCAG CATCCTGGGCACGCTGGCCGCCTGCTACCTCACGCTGGTCATCGTCCTTAAGTACCACCTGCAGGGTGGGAGTCTGGGACTCCCGCAGGCTGCCCGACCCCCCAG GGCCTCCTCCTGGGCCTCCATGTTCAGCGTCATCCCCACCATCTGCTTTGGGTTCCAG TGCCACGAGGCCTGCGTGGCCATCTACAGCAGCATGCGCAACCAGAGCTTCTCCCACTGGGTGGCCATCTCCACGCTCTCCATGCTCATCTGCCTCCTCATCTACTCCCTCACTG GGCTCTATGGCTACCTGACCTTTGGCGAGGACGTGGCCCCCGACGTCTTGATGTCCTACCCCGGGAACGACCCTGTTGTCATCGTTGCCCGCCTGCTCTTTGGTGTCTCCATCGTCACCATCTACCCCattgtggtgctgctgggacG GTCGGTGGTGCAGGACCTGTGGGCACACCCCAAGCTCAGGGCTACGCTTGTGTCTGAGAGGCACGAGCGGCAGAGCAGGGTGGCACTGACCATCTCATGGATGGCTGCCACACTCGCCATTGCCTTGTTTGTCCCTGACATCGGCAAGGTCATCGAGCTCATCGGCGGCATCAGtgctttcttcatcttcatcttcccAG ggctgtgcctggtGTGCATGACGGGGACACAAGCCATTGGGGCACCCAAAAA ggctgtgctcatcACCTGGGGTGTCGTCTCTGTGCTGGGGGGCACCTTCGTGTGCGGGCAGAGCGCTGCCCTGGCTGTGATGGGGCTGCTGCATTGA